One genomic segment of Candidatus Fukatsuia endosymbiont of Tuberolachnus salignus includes these proteins:
- the cls gene encoding cardiolipin synthase encodes MITFYTVISWLSFFCYWLLVAGVTLRILMKRRAVPSAMAWLLIIYILPLVGIVTYFLFGELHLGKRRAERAKSMWPSTANWLKALKDYQHIFATQNSEVAIPLFKLCERRQGISGVKGNQLQLLTHADDTLKALIQDIEQARHNIEMVFYIWQSGGLVDQVVESLIAAASRGVHCRLMLDSAGSRQFFRSSSPMKMRNAGIEVVEALKVNLFRVFLRRMDLRQHRKVVLIDNFIAYTGSMNMVDPRFFKQNAGVGQWIDLMVRMEGPVATTIGVVYACDWEIETGKRILPPPPDVNVMPFEQKSSHIIQVIASGPGFPEELIHQALLTAVYAARRQLIMTTPYFVPSDDLLHAICTAAHRGVDVNIIVPRNNDSMMVRWASRSFFAELLESGVKIYQFEDGLLHSKSVLVDGQLSLVGTANLDMRSLWLNFEITLLVDDAAFGSDLARVQDDYMARSVLLDAEQWAKRSVRYRVTERLFYFFSPLL; translated from the coding sequence ATGATCACGTTTTATACTGTAATCAGTTGGCTTTCTTTTTTCTGTTACTGGTTGCTTGTTGCCGGGGTAACACTACGAATACTAATGAAACGCCGTGCTGTTCCTTCAGCAATGGCGTGGCTGTTGATCATCTATATCCTGCCATTGGTTGGGATCGTCACTTATTTTTTATTTGGTGAATTACATCTTGGGAAGAGGCGTGCTGAACGTGCCAAGTCAATGTGGCCCTCTACTGCTAATTGGTTAAAAGCACTAAAAGATTATCAGCATATCTTCGCCACCCAAAATAGTGAAGTAGCTATCCCACTGTTTAAACTGTGTGAGCGACGCCAAGGGATTAGTGGTGTTAAAGGTAATCAGCTACAGCTACTCACTCACGCTGATGACACCCTCAAGGCATTGATTCAAGATATCGAACAGGCTCGTCATAATATAGAAATGGTGTTTTACATTTGGCAATCTGGTGGGTTAGTTGACCAGGTAGTTGAATCATTAATAGCTGCCGCGAGCCGCGGAGTGCATTGTAGGCTGATGTTGGATTCTGCTGGTAGCCGACAGTTTTTTCGCAGTTCTTCTCCTATGAAGATGCGTAATGCGGGTATTGAAGTCGTCGAAGCACTAAAAGTTAATCTATTCCGTGTCTTTTTACGGCGGATGGACTTACGCCAGCACCGGAAAGTTGTGTTGATTGATAATTTTATTGCCTATACTGGCAGTATGAACATGGTTGATCCGCGTTTCTTTAAACAAAATGCGGGTGTAGGGCAGTGGATTGATTTAATGGTTCGGATGGAAGGTCCAGTCGCTACAACTATAGGGGTAGTCTATGCTTGTGACTGGGAAATCGAAACAGGTAAACGGATTTTGCCTCCTCCACCCGATGTGAATGTCATGCCTTTCGAACAAAAAAGCAGCCACATTATTCAGGTCATTGCTTCAGGGCCAGGCTTCCCTGAAGAATTGATCCATCAGGCACTGCTAACGGCGGTTTATGCTGCACGTCGGCAGTTGATTATGACCACACCTTATTTTGTTCCCAGTGACGATCTACTACATGCTATCTGTACCGCCGCGCACCGGGGGGTTGATGTTAACATCATTGTACCCCGTAATAACGATTCTATGATGGTGCGTTGGGCAAGCCGCTCGTTTTTTGCTGAACTGCTGGAGTCAGGAGTAAAAATTTATCAATTCGAAGACGGTTTATTACACAGTAAAAGCGTGTTGGTTGATGGGCAACTGAGTTTGGTCGGTACCGCTAATTTGGATATGCGTAGCCTGTGGTTAAATTTTGAGATTACCTTGTTGGTCGATGATGCTGCTTTCGGTAGCGATTTAGCAAGGGTTCAGGATGATTATATGGCACGTTCGGTTCTGCTCGATGCAGAGCAATGGGCGAAACGTTCTGTCAGATATCGAGTGACTGAACGGCTCTTTTATTTCTTTAGTCCATTACTATGA
- the oppF gene encoding murein tripeptide/oligopeptide ABC transporter ATP binding protein OppF, translating into MADKKLLLEITDLQVYFNIKDNTQWFWQPAKTLKAVDGMTLNLYQGETLGIVGESGCGKSTLARAIIGLVKTSGGSVTWLGKNLPSMTATEWRTVRRDIQMIFQDPVASLNPRMTIGEIIAEPLRTYHPQMSRQKMQDNVKAMMLKVGLLSNLINRYPHEFSGGQCQRIGIARALILQPKLVICDEPVSALDVSIQAQVVNLLQKLQQDMGLSLIFISHDLSVVKHISDRVLVMYLGHTVELGSCDQIYHNPQHPYTKALMSAMLIPDPDKERAKKTQLLAGELPSPIDPPSGCVFHTRCPIATAECVKTRPTLAENFRHAVACLKVKID; encoded by the coding sequence GTGGCAGATAAAAAATTATTACTCGAAATAACTGATCTGCAAGTTTATTTTAATATTAAAGACAATACACAGTGGTTCTGGCAACCGGCTAAAACATTAAAAGCAGTTGATGGCATGACCTTGAATCTCTATCAAGGGGAAACCTTAGGAATAGTTGGTGAATCTGGCTGTGGCAAGTCTACCCTTGCTCGGGCAATTATTGGCCTGGTTAAAACCAGCGGAGGCAGTGTGACCTGGTTAGGTAAAAATCTGCCTAGTATGACGGCCACTGAATGGCGTACCGTTCGTCGTGATATTCAAATGATATTTCAGGATCCGGTTGCTTCTTTAAATCCACGGATGACTATCGGCGAGATAATCGCCGAGCCGCTACGTACTTATCATCCGCAAATGTCACGTCAAAAAATGCAAGATAACGTTAAGGCGATGATGTTAAAGGTTGGTTTATTGTCTAATCTTATCAATCGTTATCCTCATGAATTCTCCGGTGGTCAATGCCAGCGTATTGGTATTGCTCGCGCACTGATCCTGCAACCTAAACTAGTGATATGTGATGAGCCTGTATCAGCACTGGATGTATCTATTCAAGCACAGGTGGTTAACTTATTACAAAAATTACAACAGGATATGGGATTATCATTGATCTTTATCTCTCATGACTTGTCTGTGGTTAAGCATATTTCCGATCGCGTATTAGTGATGTATCTAGGGCATACAGTAGAACTAGGGAGTTGTGATCAGATATACCATAATCCACAACATCCTTATACCAAAGCACTGATGTCAGCGATGCTGATCCCTGATCCAGATAAAGAACGCGCAAAAAAAACCCAGTTATTGGCAGGTGAACTTCCCTCGCCGATCGACCCACCTTCTGGCTGTGTGTTCCATACACGTTGCCCAATTGCGACAGCAGAATGTGTTAAAACACGACCAACACTAGCGGAGAATTTTCGTCATGCGGTCGCTTGCCTTAAGGTTAAAATAGATTAA
- the oppD gene encoding oligopeptide ABC transporter ATP-binding protein OppD: MITTADHSSSTSSVLLKVTDLRVTFSTTDGNVTAVDNLNFDLSSGETLGIVGESGAGKSQTAFALMGLLASNAQVAGSAQFNGRELLNLPEKKLNRMRAKDIAMIFQDPMNSLNPYMRVGKQLTEVLRLHKKISHSEAIEESIRMLDAVKVSEARKRMRMYPHEFSGGMCQRVMIAMALLCNPKLLIADEPTTALDVTVQAQIIALLNDLKHEFNTAMIMITHDLGVVAATCDKVLVMYAGRIMEYGQTRDIFYRPGHPYSIGLLNAVPRLNTKSDSLITIPGDPPNLLHLPKGCPFQPRCQYAMERCSTTIPSLEHFGSGRLRACFKPVEGKYCGR; the protein is encoded by the coding sequence ATGATAACTACAGCTGATCATTCATCCAGCACCTCATCGGTATTACTTAAAGTGACGGATCTTAGGGTCACCTTTTCGACAACTGACGGTAATGTAACGGCAGTGGATAATCTTAATTTTGATTTATCTTCAGGAGAAACACTCGGGATTGTTGGTGAGTCGGGTGCGGGTAAATCACAAACTGCCTTTGCTTTAATGGGGTTGCTGGCTTCTAACGCTCAGGTTGCCGGATCGGCTCAGTTTAATGGCCGTGAGCTCTTGAATTTGCCGGAGAAAAAGCTCAACCGAATGCGGGCGAAAGATATCGCCATGATTTTTCAAGATCCAATGAATTCATTGAATCCCTATATGCGCGTCGGTAAACAATTAACAGAGGTTTTGCGTCTACACAAAAAGATAAGTCACAGTGAAGCAATTGAAGAATCAATCCGTATGCTCGATGCCGTTAAAGTATCAGAAGCGCGTAAGCGTATGCGTATGTATCCCCATGAATTTTCGGGAGGGATGTGTCAACGGGTGATGATCGCCATGGCGTTGTTGTGCAACCCTAAGTTATTGATTGCAGATGAACCAACCACAGCATTGGATGTAACAGTACAAGCACAAATAATAGCCTTACTCAATGATCTAAAACATGAATTTAATACAGCAATGATTATGATCACCCATGATCTCGGCGTAGTTGCCGCGACTTGCGATAAAGTATTGGTGATGTATGCGGGGAGAATCATGGAATATGGACAGACACGAGACATTTTTTACCGTCCAGGCCACCCGTATTCTATTGGTTTACTCAATGCCGTTCCGCGCTTAAATACAAAAAGCGACTCTTTGATCACCATCCCTGGTGATCCGCCGAATCTGTTGCATTTACCCAAGGGCTGTCCATTCCAGCCACGTTGCCAATATGCTATGGAACGCTGCTCGACGACGATCCCTTCATTGGAACATTTTGGTTCAGGCCGTTTACGAGCCTGTTTTAAACCCGTTGAAGGTAAGTATTGTGGCAGATAA
- the oppC gene encoding oligopeptide ABC transporter permease OppC, translating to MLSKKNITTLDIFNDSPNVVGRSLWQDARRRFLHNRATMVSLSVLMLVTFFVILVPLFAQFTYDDIDWDSIATAPNFDNGHYFGTDLSGRDLLVRMAIGGRISLLVGLASAVIAVIVGTLYGSLSGYLGGKIDSLMMRLLEILNSFPFVFFVILLVTFFGQNILLTFVAIGMVSWLDMARIVRGQTLSLKRKSFIEAAVIGGVSTRRIILRHIVPNLLGLVVVYASLLVPGMILFESFLSFLGLGTQEPLTSWGALLSDGVSAIEVAPWLLLFPAAFLIVTLFCFNFIGDGLRDTLDPRDHTGVAR from the coding sequence ATGTTAAGTAAAAAAAATATTACCACGCTGGATATTTTTAATGACAGCCCTAATGTGGTCGGACGCAGTCTGTGGCAGGATGCTCGCCGTCGTTTTCTACATAATCGTGCCACAATGGTCAGTTTGTCTGTTCTCATGTTAGTTACTTTTTTTGTTATCCTGGTGCCACTGTTTGCTCAGTTTACCTATGACGATATTGATTGGGATAGCATCGCCACAGCACCGAATTTTGATAACGGTCATTATTTCGGTACTGATTTGTCTGGACGGGATTTGCTAGTACGCATGGCTATAGGTGGTCGTATCTCGTTATTGGTTGGGCTGGCCTCTGCGGTGATCGCCGTGATCGTCGGCACCTTATATGGCTCACTTTCTGGTTATCTAGGTGGGAAAATAGATTCATTGATGATGCGCCTACTGGAAATTCTTAATTCCTTTCCGTTTGTATTTTTCGTGATCTTGTTAGTGACTTTTTTTGGTCAGAATATTTTGCTTACTTTTGTCGCTATCGGCATGGTTTCCTGGCTCGATATGGCGCGTATTGTACGAGGTCAAACATTAAGTCTGAAACGTAAATCATTCATCGAAGCGGCAGTGATCGGCGGTGTTTCCACACGCCGTATCATATTACGTCACATTGTGCCAAATCTACTGGGTTTGGTGGTGGTCTACGCTTCATTACTGGTGCCAGGAATGATCCTGTTTGAATCTTTTCTAAGTTTTCTCGGTTTGGGCACTCAGGAACCTTTGACGAGTTGGGGGGCATTGTTAAGTGATGGCGTGAGTGCAATTGAAGTAGCACCGTGGTTACTGCTGTTCCCAGCCGCTTTTTTGATAGTGACGCTGTTTTGTTTTAACTTTATCGGCGATGGTTTACGTGACACCCTCGATCCCAGAGATCACACTGGAGTGGCACGATGA
- the oppB gene encoding oligopeptide ABC transporter permease OppB: MLRFILRRILETIPTLFILITFSFFLMRFAPGSPFTDERHLPPEVMANIEAKYHFNDPIYKQYFSYLLQLAQGDLGPSFKYKDYTVNTLVVSSFPVSAKLGGVAFLFAVICGISAGVVAALKQNTVWDYTVMGLAMTGVVIPSFVVAPLLVLVFAIILQWLPAGGWNGGSPQFIILPMVALSLSYIASIARITRGSMIEVLHANFIRTARAKGIPLRIIVLRHALKPALLPVLSYMAPAFVGIITGSMVIETIFGLPGIGQLFVNGALNRDYSLVLSLTILLGSLTILFNAIVDVLYAAIDPKIRY, from the coding sequence ATGTTACGGTTTATTCTTCGCCGCATTTTGGAAACAATTCCGACACTTTTTATTTTGATTACCTTTTCATTTTTTCTGATGCGATTTGCTCCTGGTAGTCCTTTTACCGATGAACGTCATCTTCCTCCAGAAGTGATGGCCAACATCGAAGCAAAATATCATTTCAATGATCCCATTTATAAGCAATATTTCAGTTATTTACTTCAATTAGCACAAGGTGATTTAGGCCCTTCGTTTAAATACAAAGATTATACGGTCAATACTTTAGTCGTTTCTTCTTTTCCAGTATCGGCAAAACTCGGAGGCGTGGCATTTTTATTCGCGGTAATTTGTGGCATTAGTGCAGGTGTAGTTGCTGCTCTTAAGCAAAATACAGTATGGGATTATACCGTCATGGGATTAGCCATGACGGGTGTAGTTATCCCAAGTTTTGTGGTTGCTCCATTATTGGTCTTGGTGTTTGCTATTATATTGCAATGGCTACCTGCGGGTGGTTGGAATGGTGGCTCACCACAATTTATTATTTTGCCTATGGTTGCGTTATCTCTTTCTTATATTGCGAGTATTGCACGTATTACCCGTGGTTCGATGATTGAAGTGTTACATGCAAATTTTATTCGTACTGCGCGGGCTAAAGGCATACCATTACGTATTATTGTGTTACGCCATGCGTTGAAACCAGCTTTGTTGCCAGTACTTTCGTATATGGCACCGGCTTTTGTTGGTATTATTACCGGTTCGATGGTAATTGAGACCATTTTTGGTTTGCCGGGTATTGGGCAGTTGTTTGTCAACGGTGCATTAAACCGTGATTATTCATTAGTTCTTAGCTTGACGATTTTACTAGGAAGCTTAACTATTTTATTTAATGCGATTGTTGATGTGTTATATGCTGCTATCGATCCAAAAATCCGTTATTAA
- a CDS encoding H-NS family nucleoid-associated regulatory protein: MSELLKTLNNVRTLRAQARECSLETLEEIFEKLSAIVEDRCKEAEEEREKSEERAHKKLEYLKMLAADGIEPAELLQGTASSKDTNKKQRVPRPPKYKYTDEKTGESKTWTGQGRTPAGIKEGLEQGKSLEDYQIK, translated from the coding sequence ATGAGCGAATTATTAAAAACACTTAACAACGTACGTACCCTGCGTGCTCAAGCGCGTGAATGCAGTCTTGAAACATTGGAAGAAATCTTCGAGAAATTAAGTGCTATAGTTGAAGACCGCTGTAAAGAAGCAGAGGAAGAGAGGGAAAAATCTGAAGAACGTGCACATAAAAAGCTTGAATATCTCAAAATGTTAGCTGCCGATGGCATTGAACCTGCTGAATTGCTGCAAGGCACTGCGTCGTCCAAAGATACAAATAAAAAACAGCGTGTACCACGTCCACCTAAATATAAATATACTGATGAAAAAACTGGCGAAAGTAAAACCTGGACAGGTCAGGGACGTACTCCTGCAGGGATTAAAGAGGGGCTAGAACAAGGCAAGTCGCTGGAAGACTATCAGATCAAATAA
- a CDS encoding UDP-glucose/GDP-mannose dehydrogenase family protein, giving the protein MKVTVFGVGYVGLVQAAVLAEVGHDVFCIDVDAEKIAKLQGGQIDIYEPALAPLVQNNVAAGRLCFSTDEAAGVAHGIIQFIAVGTPPNENGTADLQYVMQVAETIANHMNDRKVVIDKSTVPVGTADKVRTVIETILQQRGQKISFDVVSNPEFLKEGAAVADCRRPERIVIGSDNKEVLELIRELYEPFNRNHDRMILMDIRSAELTKYAANCMLATKISFMNEMANLAELFGADIEKVRQGIGSDSRIGHHFIYSGCGYGGSCFPKDVQALIRTAENNAYQPKLLQAVQAVNNQQKYKLTQFIFQHFGHPLTNKIFALWGLAFKPNTDDMREAPSRIVMETLWKAGAIIHAYDPEAMNEAARIYGKRKDLQLMKTKEAALQGAEALIICTEWQNFRAPDFGMIKNKLRQPVIFDGRNLYDPERLHSQEFIYYAIGRGASVKPLMK; this is encoded by the coding sequence ATGAAAGTAACAGTTTTTGGCGTTGGTTATGTGGGATTGGTTCAGGCAGCAGTATTAGCAGAAGTAGGACATGATGTATTCTGTATCGATGTCGATGCTGAAAAAATAGCAAAGCTGCAAGGAGGTCAGATTGATATTTATGAACCAGCGTTGGCTCCTTTAGTACAAAATAACGTTGCTGCGGGTAGATTGTGTTTTTCTACCGATGAAGCAGCCGGTGTTGCACATGGTATTATCCAGTTCATTGCTGTCGGTACACCTCCTAATGAAAATGGCACTGCCGATCTGCAATATGTTATGCAAGTGGCTGAAACCATCGCTAACCACATGAATGATCGCAAAGTTGTCATTGATAAATCAACAGTTCCGGTAGGTACGGCAGATAAAGTCCGTACTGTAATAGAGACGATTTTACAGCAACGTGGTCAAAAGATTTCTTTCGACGTAGTATCCAACCCCGAATTTTTAAAAGAAGGGGCAGCAGTTGCTGACTGTCGGCGCCCAGAACGCATTGTTATTGGCAGTGATAATAAGGAAGTGCTTGAGTTAATCCGTGAATTGTATGAGCCCTTTAATCGCAATCATGATCGCATGATATTGATGGATATACGTAGTGCTGAGCTGACTAAATATGCGGCTAACTGTATGCTGGCCACTAAAATTAGTTTTATGAATGAAATGGCTAACCTGGCTGAGTTATTCGGTGCTGATATTGAAAAAGTGCGTCAAGGGATTGGTTCAGACTCACGCATCGGTCATCACTTTATCTATTCTGGTTGTGGTTATGGTGGTTCCTGTTTTCCCAAAGATGTCCAGGCATTGATTCGAACAGCTGAAAATAATGCTTATCAACCTAAATTGTTACAGGCTGTTCAAGCCGTTAATAACCAGCAGAAATATAAATTGACGCAATTTATTTTTCAGCATTTTGGTCACCCATTGACAAACAAAATATTTGCACTTTGGGGACTCGCTTTCAAACCTAATACGGATGACATGCGTGAAGCACCTAGCCGTATCGTGATGGAAACCCTATGGAAAGCCGGTGCTATTATTCACGCTTATGATCCTGAGGCAATGAATGAAGCCGCACGTATTTATGGGAAGCGTAAAGATCTCCAATTGATGAAGACTAAGGAAGCTGCCTTACAGGGAGCTGAGGCACTGATTATTTGTACTGAATGGCAGAATTTCCGAGCACCCGATTTTGGCATGATAAAAAATAAATTACGGCAACCCGTTATTTTTGACGGCCGTAATTTATACGATCCAGAACGACTACATAGCCAAGAGTTTATTTATTATGCCATTGGTAGAGGCGCATCAGTTAAGCCGCTAATGAAATAA
- the rssB gene encoding two-component system response regulator RssB — protein sequence MEKPLINKKILIVEDEIVFRSVLAGYLSSLGASIYQAVNGREALRVLDEHALDLILCDLTMSEMGGIEFVECLLAQGIKIPVLIISATDKMTDIAQVLRLGVKDVLLKPIVDLARLREAVLACLYSDLFTSPALERRELDQDWDELRKDPQKAAQLLLQLQPPLQQTMAQCKIRYRQLTAVEQPGLVLDIAALSNNELAFYCLDITKAGNNGVLAALLLRVLFNGVLQEHLAQQKRRLPQMTALLQQLNQLLRRTHLDGQFPLLLGYYHSEYKNLSLISAGLQASINIGKNKIQLDNGMPLGTLNTAYLKQISQDCASWECQVRGGGSGLRLTLSTL from the coding sequence GTGGAAAAGCCATTAATAAATAAAAAAATTTTAATCGTGGAGGACGAAATTGTTTTTCGCTCAGTATTGGCTGGTTATTTAAGCTCACTTGGTGCTTCTATATATCAGGCGGTTAATGGGCGGGAAGCATTGAGAGTACTCGACGAGCATGCCCTAGATCTGATCCTTTGTGATCTGACTATGTCAGAGATGGGTGGGATTGAATTTGTCGAATGTCTGTTAGCACAGGGGATAAAAATTCCGGTGTTGATTATTTCTGCAACGGATAAAATGACAGATATCGCTCAGGTATTACGCCTGGGAGTCAAGGATGTACTGCTAAAACCTATAGTAGATCTTGCACGTTTACGTGAAGCAGTATTAGCCTGCCTTTATTCTGACTTGTTTACTTCCCCAGCCCTTGAAAGAAGGGAACTTGATCAGGACTGGGACGAATTACGTAAAGATCCTCAAAAAGCGGCTCAATTATTGCTTCAACTCCAGCCACCACTGCAACAAACAATGGCTCAATGCAAAATCCGTTATCGACAATTGACTGCCGTGGAGCAGCCGGGTTTGGTACTTGATATCGCTGCATTATCTAATAACGAATTAGCATTTTATTGCCTGGATATTACCAAAGCCGGTAATAACGGTGTATTAGCCGCCCTGTTGTTACGTGTATTATTTAACGGTGTTTTACAGGAGCATTTAGCACAACAAAAACGACGTTTGCCACAAATGACGGCATTGCTGCAACAGCTGAATCAATTGTTACGCCGCACACATCTTGATGGCCAGTTCCCCTTGTTACTCGGATATTATCATTCTGAATACAAAAATCTTAGCCTGATTTCTGCCGGTTTACAGGCCAGTATCAATATCGGAAAAAACAAAATTCAGCTGGACAATGGAATGCCACTAGGTACCTTAAATACAGCCTACCTGAAGCAGATTAGCCAAGATTGTGCATCTTGGGAGTGTCAGGTACGGGGTGGTGGCAGTGGTTTGCGGTTGACGCTTTCCACACTCTGA
- a CDS encoding LysR family transcriptional regulator, with product MFFSIFSIKLEAFMKVAKYGSISQAAREMNRTTPPVAKGVKDFECCMGKKLFIREKFGMRLTNEGTILYNDLKGLYQEAKEITKKYATDNFTNTVNIYYDWGKSKILSAIFKEAKRNNIEPNILGMNVENATDLPDYDGNILIITSEKIICDKFSLIREVQGFAIGVYAKKDIINKSKDVMSLLHDNIWLCNPILYKSKFIKSLKEQVPNHVSNNKITQVDNTACCSEFMHEGNYIFITNSTIDDFDRDATLTFVPFTKEIFSENNLYFYQSKSPSSALNKLIDYVKNVNL from the coding sequence ATGTTTTTCTCAATTTTTTCAATAAAACTTGAAGCATTTATGAAAGTGGCTAAATATGGATCAATAAGTCAGGCAGCTAGGGAGATGAACCGAACAACACCACCCGTAGCAAAAGGTGTTAAAGATTTCGAGTGCTGTATGGGGAAAAAATTATTTATAAGAGAAAAATTTGGTATGAGACTAACTAACGAAGGTACTATTCTCTACAATGATTTAAAAGGGTTGTACCAGGAAGCAAAAGAGATTACAAAAAAATATGCGACTGATAATTTTACCAACACGGTAAATATATATTATGACTGGGGAAAATCAAAAATTTTAAGCGCAATATTCAAAGAGGCAAAAAGGAATAATATAGAGCCTAATATCCTTGGAATGAACGTTGAAAATGCCACTGACCTCCCTGATTATGATGGTAACATATTGATTATAACGTCAGAAAAAATAATATGTGATAAATTTTCATTAATAAGAGAAGTACAGGGTTTTGCTATTGGTGTCTATGCAAAGAAAGATATCATTAATAAAAGTAAGGACGTTATGAGTTTGCTGCACGATAATATATGGCTATGTAATCCTATTTTATATAAAAGTAAATTTATCAAATCGCTTAAAGAACAGGTACCCAATCATGTTTCCAATAATAAGATAACCCAAGTCGATAACACAGCATGTTGTTCAGAATTTATGCACGAAGGGAACTACATATTTATCACTAATTCTACTATTGATGACTTTGATCGGGATGCTACGCTGACCTTTGTACCCTTTACCAAGGAAATTTTCAGTGAAAATAATCTTTATTTTTACCAGTCAAAATCACCCTCAAGTGCGCTAAATAAGCTTATTGATTATGTTAAAAATGTCAATCTATAG
- the xthA gene encoding exodeoxyribonuclease III has protein sequence MKFVSFNINGLRARPHQLAAIVTQHQPDVIGLQETKVHDDMFPLEEVSQHGYHVFYHGQKGHYGVALLTRQPPLAVRRGFPTDADDAQRRIIMVDLQTPRGILTVINGYFPQGENRDHPTKFPAKEKFYGDLQNYLEQYLSDDSQVLIMGDLNISPTEQDIGIGEENRKRWLRSGKCAFLPEERDWLARLQNWGLIDTFRTKYPECNDRFSWFDYRSRGFDENRGLRIDLLLASHPLAEHCIATGIDYQIRGMEKPSDHAPVWSEFAF, from the coding sequence ATGAAATTCGTTTCTTTCAATATTAATGGGTTACGAGCCCGCCCCCATCAACTCGCAGCAATTGTTACACAGCACCAACCTGATGTGATTGGCCTACAGGAAACTAAAGTTCATGACGATATGTTTCCCTTGGAGGAGGTTAGCCAACATGGATATCACGTGTTTTATCATGGACAAAAAGGACATTACGGCGTTGCACTGTTAACCAGACAGCCGCCGCTAGCTGTACGACGTGGCTTCCCTACCGACGCCGATGATGCGCAACGCCGTATTATTATGGTTGATTTGCAGACACCAAGAGGCATCTTAACGGTAATTAATGGTTATTTTCCACAGGGAGAAAACCGTGATCACCCTACCAAATTTCCAGCCAAAGAAAAATTTTACGGTGATTTACAGAATTATTTGGAACAATATCTTTCTGATGACTCTCAGGTTTTAATTATGGGCGATCTAAATATCAGCCCGACAGAACAGGATATTGGTATTGGTGAAGAAAATCGTAAGCGCTGGTTACGTAGCGGAAAATGTGCTTTTTTACCGGAGGAACGTGATTGGTTAGCTCGCTTGCAAAATTGGGGGTTGATTGACACCTTTCGTACAAAATATCCTGAATGTAACGATAGATTTTCCTGGTTTGATTATCGTTCACGTGGCTTCGATGAAAACCGTGGACTGCGTATTGATCTATTATTGGCGAGTCATCCCTTAGCAGAACATTGCATCGCAACGGGTATTGATTATCAGATCAGGGGCATGGAAAAGCCCTCTGATCATGCTCCCGTATGGTCGGAATTCGCTTTTTGA
- a CDS encoding DUF1496 domain-containing protein, with protein MIKKVALLCFIVCTLLFSSVASAVEGNNVNLVVPLPAELLKNPVTTNSNNSNPCIRCCVYQNQSYTEGAILQIPGGISLQCTRDKNSVRTNPLIWQRLTH; from the coding sequence ATGATAAAAAAAGTGGCATTGTTATGCTTTATTGTATGCACTCTGTTGTTCTCCTCAGTAGCTTCTGCGGTTGAAGGTAACAACGTTAACCTCGTGGTCCCGTTGCCTGCCGAACTTTTGAAAAACCCGGTGACAACTAATAGCAACAATAGTAATCCTTGTATTCGTTGCTGTGTCTATCAAAATCAAAGTTATACCGAAGGCGCAATATTACAAATACCAGGTGGTATATCACTACAGTGCACACGGGATAAAAATAGTGTCAGGACGAATCCACTCATTTGGCAACGGCTAACTCACTAG